One genomic region from Neoarius graeffei isolate fNeoGra1 chromosome 4, fNeoGra1.pri, whole genome shotgun sequence encodes:
- the LOC132885389 gene encoding leucine-rich repeat-containing protein 15-like, whose translation MTIFIYFCILLHFICCSATQENKTSDLYPKDVTAIPETLKAGATSVYFMGSQIHVIPKGAFSKNPQLEKIAFSETPTASVEEGAFEGLEHLDTIEISDTQVTSLPVGVFKNLTKLWKLILTSNKIQSLENGLFHDNKNLEILRLQENRISTIEEGTFDPLEKLTELNLGKNNLTSISSSLFSKLNQLKTFRLDGNQLTSIPDGIFDNLPNLKEIAIHTNRITCIQPNLFPRKNILTTLLLNNNLLTELPPELFVGFSALKKLTLNHNQLTALPPLLFRDVPTIRYLFLNNNNITSLPAEIFQSLKQLFKLDLSSNQFSTLSGDSFSGLEKLSELNLRNNLIVSLKPEDFTNLKSLSTLKLDNNKLRMIPQDVFDSLPKLRKVFLNNNTWHCDCNLLPMYKWMKENEDKIKSSSPELCQYPEDLKGQSITSLKEEQLICPTTPTIATISTILSTTTIALIRITTSVVTSSTATTASLTPTHITTQTTPTTPSPTTTLETTQPTTTPSTTSSTAALMTTFTTPSPTTTLETTQPTTTPSTTSSTTALMTTFTTPDLTTTLETTQPTTTPSTTSSTTALMTTFTTLSPTTTLETTQPTTTPSTTSSTTALMTTFTTLSPTTTLETTQPTTTPSTISSTTALMTTFTTPSPTTTLETTQPTTIPSTTSSSTTALMTTFTTPSPTTILETTQPTTTPSTSSSTTTLMTTTEILITTTTSTAVSTTLATTSPPTTSITEQITTSAALTTSVTKVLSPEATTTTAFFTTLTIRKIEPAYITHRTFMCTSFSNHQYPSPGMFSSSPAGASSCKALFISYTALLVFEICCTVVLAKFTYSLYCLLQEKEKFSCNVNLTRFSYTKSMTQQPCQETETVAL comes from the coding sequence ATGACAATATTCATATATTTCTGCATTCTACTCCACTTCATCTGCTGTTCTGCCACTCAGGAGAATAAGACTTCAGATCTTTATCCCAAAGATGTGACAGCAATTCCAGAAACACTGAAAGCTGGAGCCACAAGCGTCTATTTTATGGGCAGTCAGATTCATGTCATACCAAAAGGAGCATTTTCCAAAAACCCTCAACTAGAGAAAATCGCGTTTTCTGAGACACCTACAGCTTCAGTAGAAGAAGGTGCATTTGAAGGTTTAGAACATCTCGATACCATTGAAATTTCAGATACCCAAGTGACATCTCTACCTGTTGGTGTTTTTAAGAATCTGACCAAACTTTGGAAGTTGATTCTGACATCAAACAAAATTCAGAGCCTAGAAAATGGACTGTTTCATGACAACAAGAATCTTGAAATACTCCGATTGCAAGAAAACAGAATTTCAACAATTGAAGAGGGAACATTCGATCCCTTGGAGAAACTCACAGAACTTAATCTTGGAAAAAACAATCTTACTTCCATCTCATCATCTCTTTTTTCAAAGCTCAATCAGCTGAAAACCTTTAGGTTGGATGGGAACCAGCTGACATCAATACCTGATGGAATTTTTGATAATCTACCAAATCTGAAGGAAATAGCCATACACACCAACAGAATCACATGCATACAACCAAATTTGTTTCCACGTAAAAATATATTGACAACGCTATTATTAAACAATAATCTCTTGACTGAACTTCCACCTGAGCTATTTGTGGGTTTCTCTGCACTCAAAAAGTTAACACTGAATCATAATCAGCTCACTGCTCTCCCACCTCTACTTTTCAGAGACGTGCCTACAATACGTTACTTGTTTCTGAACAACAACAATATTACATCTTTACCTGCTGAGATTTTTCAGTCACTGAAGCAACTTTTTAAATTAGACCTGTCCTCAAATCAGTTTTCAACTCTTTCGGGAGATTCTTTTTCTGGACTTGAGAAACTTTCTGAACTGAATCTACGGAATAATCTCATTGTGTCACTTAAGCCTGAAGACTTCACAAACCTAAAATCTCTTTCTACCCTCAAACTAGATAACAATAAGTTGAGAATGATTCCACAAGATGTCTTTGATTCTCTGCCAAAACTTAGGAAAGTATTTTTGAACAACAACACATGGCACTGTGACTGCAACCTGCTCCCCATGTATAAGTGGATGAAAGAAAATGAGGATAAGATAAAGTCTTCTTCTCCGGAGCTTTGTCAGTACCCAGAGGATTTGAAAGGCCAATCAATCACATCTTTAAAAGAAGAACAACTGATATGTCCCACAACTCCAACCATTGCAACTATTTCAACAATTTTGTCAACAACCACAATTGCCCTAATAAGAATTACCACTTCTGTCGTGACTTCAAGTACAGCAACAACAGCTTCACTGACTCCAACACACATCACCACTCAAACAACACCAACCACTCCTTCCCCGACCACCACATTAGAAACCACTCAACCTACAACTACACCATCAACCACTTCTTCTACAGCTGCTCTTATGACAACATTCACTACTCCTTCCCCAACCACCACATTAGAAACCACTCAACCTACAACTACGCCATCAACCACTTCTTCTACAACTGCTCTTATGACAACATTCACTACTCCTGACCTGACCACCACATTAGAAACCACTCAACCTACAACTACACCATCAACCACTTCTTCTACAACTGCTCTTATGACAACATTCACTACTCTTTCCCCAACCACCACATTAGAAACCACTCAACCTACAACTACACCATCAACCACTTCTTCTACAACTGCTCTTATGACAACATTCACTACTCTTTCCCCAACCACCACATTAGAAACCACTCAACCTACAACTACGCCATCAACCATTTCTTCTACAACTGCTCTTATGACAACATTCACTACTCCTTCCCCAACCACCACGTTAGAAACCACTCAACCTACAACTATACCATCAACCACTTCTTCTTCTACAACCGCTCTTATGACAACATTCACTACTCCTTCCCCGACCACCATATTAGAAACCACTCAGCCTACAACTACACCATCAACCAGTTCTTCTACAACAACTCTCATGACAACCACAGAAATCCTTATAACAACCACAACTTCAACTGCAGTATCCACCACTCTAGCAACAACCTCACCACCAACTACTTCGATCACAGAACAAATCACTACATCTGCAGCTTTAACAACCTCTGTTACAAAAGTTCTGAGTCCAGAGGCCACAACAACAACTGCATTCTTTACTACCCTCACAATCCGAAAAATAGAACCTGCCTACATCACACACAGGACTTTTATGTGTACTAGTTTCTCCAACCATCAGTATCCATCTCCTGGAATGTTTTCCTCCTCACCAGCAGGAGCCTCATCATGCAAGGCCTTGTTCATTTCCTACACAGCATTGTTAGTATTTGAGATTTGCTGTACAGTTGTACTCGCCAAATTTACATACTCACTGTATTGTTTGCTCcaagaaaaagaaaagttttcTTGTAATGTCAACCTCACACGCTTCTCCTATACTAAATCTATGACACAACAACCATGCCAAGAAACTGAGACTGTGGCTCTGTAA